One part of the Desulfurobacterium pacificum genome encodes these proteins:
- the dnaB gene encoding replicative DNA helicase yields the protein MKLYDLEAEYSVLGSMIVQPSFVFKGIELLKPDDFFRQEHRVFFKFIRDLVAEGYTEAKFNEISFKDELVKRNLLDKVGGEEHLSLLIEFALDSFEKFESACSVVKDKALLRKILDVAKFVNEKIEEMPDPDLLIDQLEKKVFSLSEEKITNTLVHVGEIIPEIVKKVEELAARREMVTGIPTGFYELDRMTSGLHESDLVIIAARPSMGKTAFALSIAYNVAVKEGRSVAFFSLEMSKEQIVTRLISQDSKIPLHNIRTGYLRPHEIDAFLESADRIKEAPLYIDDTPGISILEMRAKARRLKAEKGLDLVVVDYLQLMRGIKRTESRQQEVSEISRSLKALAKELNVPVIALSQLSRQVEHRADKRPQLSDLRESGCLTGDTLIIDADTGKRIPIKELVGKSFNTIALDADLKLKKFRVTRVFPSGRKKVFLLKTRSGREIKASANHPFLKVSGWVRLDELKVGDKIAVPCSSSIDAGILWDEVVEIKELGVEEVYDMTVPEVHNFVANDVIVHNSIEQDADVVMFIHRPEVYKKNPDPEEQGMAEIIVAKQRNGPTGTIPLAFIKEFARFENVEGKGFVQEEMKREAEETQAFVQEEEPVIDEGIEDFNFEDADDYGFDF from the coding sequence ATGAAGCTTTATGACTTAGAAGCTGAGTATTCTGTTTTGGGTTCAATGATTGTTCAGCCTTCCTTCGTTTTTAAGGGTATAGAGCTTTTAAAACCTGATGACTTTTTCCGTCAGGAACACAGGGTTTTCTTTAAATTTATAAGAGATTTGGTTGCTGAAGGGTATACGGAAGCGAAGTTTAACGAGATATCGTTTAAGGATGAGCTTGTTAAGAGAAATCTGCTTGATAAGGTAGGAGGGGAGGAGCATCTTTCTTTGCTTATTGAATTTGCCCTTGATAGTTTTGAGAAGTTTGAGTCTGCCTGTAGCGTTGTAAAGGATAAAGCTCTTTTAAGAAAAATTCTTGACGTTGCAAAGTTCGTTAACGAGAAAATAGAGGAAATGCCCGACCCTGACCTTTTGATAGACCAGCTTGAGAAGAAAGTGTTTTCTCTTTCTGAAGAAAAGATAACCAATACTCTTGTTCACGTTGGTGAAATTATTCCTGAAATAGTTAAAAAGGTTGAAGAACTTGCTGCCAGAAGGGAAATGGTAACCGGTATTCCTACCGGGTTTTACGAGCTTGATAGAATGACTTCGGGACTTCACGAGTCCGACTTAGTTATCATAGCTGCAAGACCTTCAATGGGTAAAACGGCGTTTGCTCTTTCTATTGCCTATAACGTTGCTGTTAAAGAAGGAAGGAGCGTTGCGTTTTTCTCTCTGGAGATGTCAAAGGAGCAGATAGTTACAAGGTTAATCTCTCAGGATTCCAAAATTCCTCTGCACAACATAAGAACGGGATACTTGAGACCTCACGAGATTGATGCTTTCCTTGAATCTGCCGACAGGATAAAGGAAGCGCCGCTTTACATAGACGATACGCCGGGTATTTCCATTTTGGAAATGAGAGCAAAGGCAAGGAGGCTTAAAGCGGAAAAAGGACTTGACCTTGTTGTTGTTGACTACCTGCAACTTATGAGGGGAATAAAGAGAACGGAAAGCAGACAGCAGGAAGTTTCCGAAATATCAAGGTCTTTGAAGGCGCTTGCAAAGGAGTTGAATGTTCCGGTTATAGCTCTTTCTCAGCTTTCAAGACAGGTTGAACACAGAGCTGATAAGAGACCACAGCTTTCTGATTTAAGAGAGAGCGGTTGTTTGACAGGAGATACTTTAATCATAGATGCTGATACGGGAAAAAGAATTCCCATAAAAGAACTTGTGGGAAAGAGCTTTAATACTATTGCTTTAGATGCAGATTTAAAGCTTAAAAAGTTCAGGGTTACGAGAGTTTTTCCATCTGGCAGGAAGAAGGTGTTTTTGCTTAAAACTCGTTCAGGTAGAGAGATAAAGGCGAGTGCCAACCATCCGTTTTTGAAAGTTTCTGGATGGGTAAGGTTAGATGAACTCAAAGTGGGGGATAAGATAGCTGTTCCTTGTAGTTCTTCCATTGATGCAGGTATTTTGTGGGATGAAGTTGTAGAGATAAAAGAGCTTGGAGTAGAAGAGGTTTACGATATGACAGTTCCTGAAGTTCATAACTTTGTTGCTAACGATGTGATTGTTCATAACAGCATTGAGCAAGATGCGGACGTTGTTATGTTTATCCATAGACCGGAAGTTTATAAGAAAAATCCCGACCCGGAAGAGCAGGGAATGGCTGAAATAATAGTTGCAAAGCAGAGGAACGGTCCTACAGGGACGATTCCGCTTGCATTTATAAAGGAATTTGCAAGGTTTGAAAACGTTGAGGGGAAAGGTTTCGTTCAGGAAGAGATGAAAAGGGAGGCAGAGGAAACGCAGGCTTTCGTTCAGGAAGAGGAACCTGTTATAGATGAGGGAATTGAGGACTTTAACTTTGAAGATGCTGATGACTACGGATTTGATTTTTGA
- the dprA gene encoding DNA-processing protein DprA, whose amino-acid sequence MNEETLTAVALSLKKGIGGATCLKLLKTYGSLTEAVKGEKLNVSNEIEEAEKLLKSCEEKEINAIPLSSLEYPSQLKEIAQPPIVLYVKGTLPSRPSVAVIGSRKCSSYGRRTAYKLGRFLAEAEIPVISGLALGIDAQSHKGVVDAKGTAVAVLGSGVDLIYPFSNRNLAEKILQEGGAIVSEFPPGTKPAKEHFPRRNRIISGLSEAVIVVEAKEKSGTNITVNYALEQGKTVFAVPGNIDSPYSAGTNKLIKDGAVPLISFETIFEELPYLKPKENQRKIPEKFTPIYNLLKNGGKTIDQIADSLNLEITQLSLLLIEMEINGLIKRDGSVYFAI is encoded by the coding sequence ATGAACGAAGAAACCCTGACAGCAGTAGCGCTATCCCTGAAGAAAGGAATCGGTGGAGCAACCTGCTTGAAATTACTAAAAACCTACGGTAGTTTAACCGAAGCAGTAAAAGGGGAAAAACTAAACGTATCCAATGAAATTGAAGAAGCCGAAAAACTGCTAAAGTCCTGTGAAGAGAAGGAAATTAACGCAATACCATTATCATCCCTCGAATACCCTTCACAGCTAAAAGAAATCGCACAACCACCTATCGTTCTTTACGTTAAAGGAACTTTACCTTCAAGACCTTCAGTAGCCGTTATAGGGTCACGCAAATGTTCATCTTACGGTAGAAGAACAGCCTACAAGTTAGGAAGATTCTTGGCAGAAGCAGAAATCCCCGTAATCAGTGGACTCGCATTAGGTATAGACGCCCAAAGCCACAAAGGCGTCGTTGATGCCAAAGGCACAGCAGTCGCTGTTTTAGGTAGCGGCGTTGACCTTATCTATCCTTTTTCAAATAGAAACCTTGCGGAAAAGATTCTTCAGGAAGGTGGCGCTATTGTCAGCGAATTTCCTCCAGGAACAAAACCTGCGAAAGAACACTTCCCCCGCAGAAACAGGATAATAAGCGGACTCTCAGAAGCTGTTATCGTTGTTGAAGCTAAAGAAAAAAGCGGAACGAATATTACGGTGAACTACGCCCTTGAACAGGGCAAAACCGTTTTCGCCGTGCCGGGCAACATAGATTCACCCTACAGCGCAGGAACGAACAAACTCATAAAAGACGGTGCCGTTCCGCTAATCTCTTTTGAGACGATATTTGAAGAATTGCCGTATCTAAAACCAAAAGAAAACCAAAGAAAAATCCCCGAAAAGTTCACTCCTATCTACAACCTTCTGAAAAACGGCGGAAAAACAATAGACCAAATTGCAGACTCTTTAAACTTAGAAATAACTCAACTTTCTCTACTGCTGATTGAAATGGAAATCAACGGACTGATAAAACGCGACGGTTCTGTCTACTTTGCCATTTAA
- the trpE gene encoding anthranilate synthase component I encodes MLQLEDIKKLSEKGYNLFPLTKSFLADLDTPLSAFLKLRKLKANMLLESVEGGEKWGRFSIIGLGRVVTVKSKERTVEVNNLGRIEVREFDEDPLEVLEEVFGEFKPYKIDGLPKVWGGFFGYLSYDVVKFFEPKVRVREDKEDSYLYDMVFSIPEALVVFDNVTHRITLITYVLTHKREIASEYKRALSLMEAIEDCLKCGSAEEPGRKFETEGSSDWNVNFSNEEFMEAVERAKEYIRAGDIIQVVLSRRFEKFFYGEPLALYRALRHINPSPYMYFLDYEDFQVVGASPEVLVRVEDGKIETRPIAGTRRRGRTIEEDKALEEELLNDEKERAEHIMLVDLARNDVGRVAETGTVKVTDLMVIERYSHVMHIVSNVVGKLRSDKSVFDVLRSCFPAGTVSGAPKVRAMQIIDEMEPSERGVYAGAVGYFSFDGNMDTAIAIRTAIVRRNKVYVQAGAGIVADSVPELEAKETVNKAKALFKAVELAEKGLII; translated from the coding sequence ATGCTTCAGCTTGAAGATATTAAAAAGCTGTCTGAAAAGGGCTACAACCTGTTTCCGCTTACAAAGAGTTTTTTGGCTGACCTTGATACGCCACTTTCTGCGTTTTTGAAGTTAAGAAAACTGAAAGCAAACATGCTGCTTGAGAGCGTTGAGGGCGGAGAGAAGTGGGGTAGATTTTCAATAATAGGTCTTGGCAGGGTTGTAACGGTTAAAAGTAAAGAGAGGACGGTTGAGGTTAACAATTTGGGCAGAATAGAGGTGAGAGAGTTTGACGAAGACCCTTTGGAGGTGCTTGAAGAGGTTTTTGGGGAGTTCAAGCCGTATAAGATTGATGGTTTGCCGAAGGTGTGGGGGGGATTTTTTGGTTATCTATCTTACGATGTTGTGAAATTTTTTGAGCCGAAAGTCAGGGTAAGAGAAGATAAAGAAGATTCTTACCTTTACGATATGGTCTTTTCAATACCTGAGGCGCTTGTCGTATTTGACAACGTTACGCACAGGATAACGCTTATAACTTACGTTTTGACTCATAAAAGGGAGATAGCAAGCGAGTATAAGAGGGCTTTAAGCTTGATGGAAGCTATAGAAGATTGTCTGAAGTGCGGAAGTGCAGAAGAACCAGGTAGGAAGTTTGAAACGGAGGGTTCTTCTGACTGGAACGTTAACTTTAGCAATGAAGAGTTTATGGAGGCGGTGGAGAGGGCTAAAGAGTATATAAGGGCAGGAGACATAATACAGGTGGTTCTTTCAAGAAGGTTTGAAAAGTTCTTTTACGGCGAGCCACTTGCACTTTACAGGGCTCTCAGGCATATAAACCCTTCACCTTATATGTATTTTCTGGATTACGAGGATTTTCAGGTTGTAGGTGCTTCCCCCGAAGTTTTGGTAAGGGTTGAAGATGGAAAAATTGAAACGAGACCGATTGCCGGAACGAGGAGGAGAGGAAGAACTATTGAGGAAGATAAAGCTCTGGAAGAAGAACTCTTGAACGATGAGAAAGAAAGGGCAGAACATATTATGCTTGTTGACCTTGCAAGGAACGATGTGGGAAGAGTGGCTGAAACAGGAACGGTGAAAGTAACCGACTTAATGGTTATAGAGAGGTATTCTCACGTCATGCATATAGTATCCAACGTGGTTGGTAAGTTGAGAAGCGATAAATCGGTTTTTGATGTTCTGAGGAGTTGCTTTCCTGCTGGGACGGTTTCGGGTGCGCCAAAGGTGAGGGCGATGCAGATAATTGATGAGATGGAGCCTTCGGAAAGAGGCGTTTACGCCGGCGCCGTTGGGTATTTCTCTTTTGACGGCAACATGGATACAGCCATAGCAATAAGAACGGCAATTGTGAGGAGAAATAAAGTTTATGTTCAAGCAGGTGCTGGAATAGTTGCTGATTCCGTTCCTGAGCTTGAAGCAAAGGAAACTGTCAATAAGGCAAAGGCGCTCTTTAAAGCTGTTGAGCTTGCTGAGAAAGGATTGATAATCTGA
- the pgeF gene encoding peptidoglycan editing factor PgeF, whose product MNYEIFISEKPKNGREITEINGIPVIKPFQIHSARIAFVGKHTEHVPQADALVTDNKNLWIGILTADCLPVFLIGENVVGIVHAGWRGTLKGITYSTVKYINEFSPIKKAILGVSICGKCYEVGEDVYEQFYPRYADCFTPVGNNKYLFDLKKANLKQLKAAGVPSIESINLCTVCNNDRFFSYRLEKTDKRNLSAIRLK is encoded by the coding sequence ATGAATTACGAAATCTTTATAAGCGAAAAACCGAAAAACGGCAGAGAAATAACGGAAATAAACGGCATTCCTGTCATAAAACCCTTTCAGATTCACAGCGCACGTATAGCTTTTGTTGGAAAACACACCGAACACGTTCCTCAGGCAGACGCCCTGGTCACAGATAATAAAAACCTATGGATAGGCATTCTTACAGCAGACTGTTTACCCGTATTCTTGATTGGAGAAAACGTTGTTGGTATCGTTCATGCAGGCTGGCGCGGAACTCTCAAAGGAATAACCTACTCAACGGTAAAATACATCAACGAATTTTCACCCATCAAAAAAGCCATATTAGGCGTCTCCATCTGCGGCAAGTGCTACGAAGTAGGTGAAGACGTTTACGAACAGTTTTACCCTCGTTACGCAGATTGCTTCACTCCTGTAGGCAACAATAAATACCTGTTTGACCTGAAAAAAGCTAACCTGAAACAATTGAAAGCTGCAGGCGTCCCTTCAATAGAATCCATTAACCTGTGCACCGTCTGCAACAACGACCGCTTCTTCTCATATCGTCTTGAAAAAACTGATAAGAGAAATCTTTCTGCAATAAGGTTGAAATGA